From Virgibacillus ihumii, the proteins below share one genomic window:
- the purE gene encoding 5-(carboxyamino)imidazole ribonucleotide mutase, with protein sequence MPQVGVIMGSISDWETMQHTCAMLDDLGVSYEKDVISAHRTPDKMFDYAKTARDRGLKVIVAGAGGAAHLPGMVAAQTTLPVIGVPVQSKALNGLDSLLSIVQMPGGVPTATVAIGRSGAKNAGILSAQIIGAFDEKVAERLVNSRAAMQENVEEMRDNLAKK encoded by the coding sequence ATGCCACAAGTTGGCGTGATCATGGGAAGTATTTCAGATTGGGAAACAATGCAGCATACATGTGCCATGCTTGATGATTTGGGAGTTTCATATGAAAAAGATGTGATTTCCGCACATCGGACGCCCGACAAGATGTTTGATTATGCAAAAACAGCTCGTGACCGCGGGCTAAAGGTAATTGTTGCCGGAGCGGGCGGTGCTGCGCATTTGCCAGGCATGGTAGCGGCACAGACGACACTGCCGGTTATAGGGGTTCCAGTGCAGTCAAAGGCATTAAATGGCCTTGATTCGCTGCTTTCTATCGTGCAGATGCCAGGTGGTGTGCCAACAGCGACAGTTGCGATTGGCAGATCCGGTGCTAAAAATGCCGGGATTCTTTCCGCGCAGATAATCGGCGCATTTGATGAGAAAGTGGCTGAACGCCTTGTGAACTCACGGGCAGCCATGCAGGAAAATGTTGAGGAAATGAGGGACAATCTTGCCAAAAAATAA
- the purK gene encoding 5-(carboxyamino)imidazole ribonucleotide synthase, which translates to MPKNNVILPPQTIGIIGGGQLGRMMAVAARYMGYKIAVLDPTPNCPTAQVADEQITTAYDNMDGIKQLAEISDVITYEFENVDLDAATFLEQLGKLPQGAYALEVTQNREKEKTVMQDAGLPVPYFTIVSTSEECEQALDNFTFPAVIKTCSGGYDGKGQLKLESADDIEAACVFAEKNDTCIIEQWVPFDREISVVFTRTQSGEMAFFPIAENDHKDHILYQTTVPANISETVQSQAIDAAKKLAEKMNIVGTFAIEMFVNGDNIFLNEMAPRPHNSGHYTIEACNISQFGQHIRAIGGLELIPVSLLKSAAMVNILGEDLEPTLAQMQGLTDGFVHLYGKDGVKPKRKMGHVTFIGNSVKEITEMAAAYEGAKQ; encoded by the coding sequence TTGCCAAAAAATAATGTAATTCTTCCACCACAAACAATTGGAATCATTGGCGGCGGTCAGCTTGGACGGATGATGGCGGTTGCTGCACGATATATGGGGTATAAAATAGCTGTGCTTGATCCGACACCGAACTGTCCAACAGCACAGGTGGCTGACGAACAAATTACCACAGCATATGACAACATGGACGGTATTAAACAACTCGCTGAAATCAGTGACGTCATCACATATGAATTTGAAAATGTCGATCTCGATGCCGCGACATTTCTGGAGCAGCTCGGCAAACTTCCACAGGGAGCATATGCACTGGAAGTTACACAAAACCGGGAGAAGGAAAAAACGGTAATGCAGGATGCCGGATTGCCGGTACCATATTTCACCATTGTATCGACTTCTGAGGAATGTGAACAGGCACTTGATAACTTTACATTTCCAGCAGTCATTAAAACATGCAGTGGTGGTTATGACGGAAAAGGGCAGCTGAAACTGGAAAGTGCGGACGACATCGAAGCGGCCTGTGTATTTGCTGAAAAAAATGATACATGCATTATCGAACAATGGGTGCCATTCGACCGGGAAATTTCTGTTGTCTTTACCCGAACGCAATCGGGTGAAATGGCATTTTTCCCGATTGCAGAGAATGATCATAAGGACCACATTCTTTATCAGACGACCGTACCGGCTAATATTTCGGAAACGGTTCAGAGTCAGGCAATTGACGCCGCAAAAAAACTGGCAGAAAAAATGAACATTGTCGGCACGTTTGCGATTGAAATGTTCGTGAATGGAGACAATATCTTTTTGAATGAAATGGCTCCACGCCCGCATAATTCCGGACATTATACGATTGAAGCCTGCAATATTTCTCAGTTCGGTCAGCATATTCGGGCCATCGGCGGGCTTGAATTGATACCGGTCAGCCTGTTGAAATCGGCTGCGATGGTCAATATTTTGGGTGAGGATTTGGAGCCGACACTTGCTCAGATGCAGGGACTTACCGATGGATTTGTTCACTTGTATGGGAAAGACGGTGTGAAACCGA